The Gadus morhua chromosome 18, gadMor3.0, whole genome shotgun sequence DNA segment TAACATACACTGGTTGTTTCAGACGGATGGCGACACACACGCCAAGATAAGCACTGAGGAGTTCAATTTGACCTTCAGTATTCCCCATCTTTGCTTCCTAATCTCAACAGTTCCTTGAGAGCCGACTtgagatttgttttgtttgcacgTTAGACAATGTTTACACATTTTTCCCACACGAGTGCCACACCATTACCTTGTTTTTAGgaaaaacaaacattgaataTCAACATCAGAGCTCTAATAATGGGAAGTAGGGTCCAATGTCCTGTCTTTAGTATGGATGTGATATGTGTGAAACATTGTCCAATATGTAATCTAATCTAATAAATCCCCTCTCAATGAGCGATGGAGATTCGGAAAAAGGGGGAATATTGAACGTCAAACTGATTTCCTCTATCTACCATCGTGGATATCAGTGCGTGCGTCCCACCTAATACACTATATGTCTCTTAAACTAACAAACATATCGATAATACGGTAGgccataatataaaaataaaagggaAACCAAAAGTGTGTCGTTATCCCCGACTCAAGAAAAGCGTCACACCTTGAAGCGGAAAGCCCGGTTGATAGGAATGCAGCTGGGCCAGTATCGTATAGTGGAAGAACACCACAGAGGTAAAAAAGCTAAGAGCGATGCCCCGATGCTAACCTAGGCTAACCTCACATCCACATGTCCAGAACGAGACCCTTAAGGGccgattatggtcccacgttcacgcaacgcaaagaccacgcagacgcttcgacgcagtcgtggaCCTTTATGGGTCCGCGTCGGCTTTTAGTaaacggaccaatcacagccctcgctgctgcgtcgccacgacggaaggttacaatttttgggcggtgcacgtccggcccttgcggcggacgcaaggagggtccgcaaggacgtaaggggtccgttaGCCCCTTGCGCTGCGTggacgtgggaccataatcagccctttagcgACCTAGGTAACAAAACCTCACTTAGCTTTCAGTTAGTTAGCTTAGTGTGCTAGGTGTGCATAGGCACGCCACAAAGCACTGGGCGTGACCCCTGCGACCCCATGACCCCTGCGACCCCTACCTGGGACTTGGAGAGCTGCAGTGTGACCGTGTGGATGTCCGGGACTCCACTGAAGCCCAGGCTGGGGCCCGAGGAGCCGTCTGTCGGGGGCCCAGGCTTGTCCTCCTGGGATAGGGCCAGCTTCTCCAGGGCCGGCGGGGGCTGGGCCAGGGGCCGCAGGAAGTGGGGGGGGAGGCCGTTTGGCAGGCCGCCGGGGGCCTTATTCAGGAACCTGtccagggggtggaggtgggggaagaggtgggcgtgggggtgggggtggaggagcgatgggagaggaggagcagcctgggggaggggcggggtgtGGGAGGTGCCACTAGCTGCCGGCGGCTGGCTGCTCCACCTCCCCATGCAGCTCAGcgttcctcctcccacctcctcctccgctggcCGCAGCgtctctcctgctcctgcttTGACCTCGCCGTTGaccgcggcggcggtggcgggagGGGCGGTAACCTCTGGCAGCGCGGACGCAGGTTGGGTTGGTTTGCCGTGggcgggggggaagaggaggggaaccGGCCGATGTCCCGCGGGCCGGAACACCAGCTGGGGCTTCAGTAGCGGCTCCTGCTCCGCCGTCTCCACCCCCCCCGCGTGGTGCCAGTGCGGCGACGGCCCGGGACACGACGCCGGTTTGTCCCCGGAGCAGtccatcatcttcttccagcGCTCCAATAGGCTCTTGTCGTTGTCGCTCAGCATGACGCCGCCCAGGGAGTCGCCGTGCcggccctccctcctctccttctccttcgtcTTCCTCTCCCGCTCCCGGGCGCGCTCCTGCCGCTTCCTCCGCTTCTCCTCGCGCTCCCGCTGGCGCTCCTGGGCGGTGACGGGCCGCCGGCTGTcctgcagggaggggagggagcaggaggacaGGGCACCACCTCCGTCGCCCCCCCCGGCACCTCCGCCGTCTGGAAGAGACCACAGGAGCTGAGCGGCGCCGCCGACGGACAGTGACTACGGCTAGTTAGCGCCAACTACGGCTAGTTGAAACCAACTGCGGCTAGCTTAAACAAACCATGGCTAGTTAGCGCCAACTACGGCTAGTTGAAACCAACTGCGGCTAGCTTAAACAAACCATGGCTAGTTGGCGCCGACTACGGCTAGTTGGCGCCGACTACGGCTAGTTGGCGCCGACTACGGCTAGTTGGCGCCGACTACGGCTAGTTGAAACCGACTACGGCTAGTTGAAACCGACTACGGCTAGTTAGCGCCGACTACGGCTAGTTAGCGCCAACTACGGCAAGTTAGCGCCAACTACGGCTAGTTTGCGCCAACTACGGCTAGCTGATGCAACTATCGCTATTGACTACTAGTTATGATGTTAATAGTTGCTTATTAACACAAGTTATTGCTAGTTACTGCTAATAAATGCTAGTTTTGGCTAGTTGTCACTGGTTTTACCAGTCCTGTGGTAATTAGCGTCCGTTACAAGCCAACACAGATTATATGGAATAATTATCGTCCAGTTAGTTAATATCAATTCATAGAGAAAGTCCCGGGGATAACTGGGTTGATTAATTCTGGGGTTTCATTCTGAGACCAAATTCCGCCAAAATACCTCAAGGTGATTAAAGATAAATACCGTCAGTCAGAGTCCAAAGCGGTACTTTTAAATGTTTGTCTTTTTAACCTGCCAGAGTGAAAGAATCTACAAGCAAAGCATAATATCAAAACATCCATTGCCAAAAGGGTAAACCTGTGGCTCATTGGACGGTGAAGGGGTGACTCTGGAACTGAATAACTTTTGGTCACTTGACTAAACACGACCTTGGACCCCTAGACTTCTTTACCGGTGCGGGCCTTGTTCCTGAGGGCCGACTTCAGCAGGGCCGCCTTCAGCGCTGCTTTGGTGTCCTCCGAGATCGCCCCGTCCTTCCGGGGCCCCTCTCCCACCGGGGCCCGGTCCGGCTTGGCCAGGGACTGGGAGAGGGcctgggagagggactgggCCTGGATctccgagagggagagggcggggccGGCGGTCTGCGTCGACGGAGCGGCGGGGGGCCCAGACGAggaggggggttgtgggggggcccgggggtccgccagcacctcctcctcctgcgccttctgctgctgctgctgctgctgtggctttGGGAAGCCCCCCATGGCGTCGGGGGGGTCCTGGCTGCAGACGGGCGAGGTCAGGTCTATGGTCTCCGTCTGGCCAGCGTCCGAGTTGGCGCTGGGCATGTCCACGTCCAGGGGACAGACCAGGGGCTTGGTGAGGGGGGGCAGCCGGCCCGGGGCCAGGGAGGGGTGGTGCGGTCGGCTCCCCCCCTCATGCAGAGACtgccctggctcctcctccatcacctgctGCGAGCTCTGGGAGAACCGCGCCAGCGCCGTCAGGTTGATGGACGAGGTCCCCAAGAGACACGGGACACCACCCTGCCCAGctccgacaccaccaccaccgacacctcctcctcctcctccatccccacctccaccaacttTGGCCCTGGCCAGgggcctgaactgcagcctctgTCGGTTCCCCTGCTTCTTCCGGTGGAAGTCCTGGATCTCAATCAGGATCGACTCCTTGATCTGCTCCTTGTTGGTGGGGATCTTGTCGAACTCAAAGTTGAAGGCCGGCACGCAGACGGGCTCGTCGTCGGGGTCGTGGTACTTGGAGAGGTACGGGTGCTCCAGCGCCTGCGTCACCGTGATGCGCTCGCGGGGGTCGAACCTCAGCATGGCTCCCAGGAGGTCCACCGCCTCGGGCTCCGTCTGGGGGAACAGCTTGGTCAGGGGCACCGGGGCCCGCGAGGGGAGGCTCTGGATGTAGGAGCGGACGCGTTCGGCGCCGATGGCCCCGATCAGCCCCAGGGGCGGGGTCCCGAGCACCGCCAGGATGAGCTGCAGCTGGTGGACGTAGTGCTTCCCGGGGAACAGCTGCTTGCGGCCCAGCATCTCGGCGAAGATGCAGCCCACCGACCACAGGTCGATGGCCAGGCTGTAGTGGTGCAGCGACAGCATGAGCTCCGGCGCGCGGTACCAGCGCGTGGCCACGTACTCCGTCATGAAGGAGTGCGACTCCTCGGGGTGGGAGCTGAGGCCACGGGCCATGCCGAAGTCCCCGATCTTCAGCTCGCAGTTCTCGTTGACCAGCAGGTTGGAGGGCTTGAGGTCCCGGTGGATGACGTTGGCCGAGTGCACGTACTTCAGCCCCCGCAGCAGCTGGTACAGGAAGTAGCGCGTGTGCTCGGGCGTCAGCGGCTGGCCCGAGTGGATGATCTGGTGGAGGTCGCTCTCCATCAGGTCCAGCACCACATATCTGATGGGTGGAGAGAGCAGTGAACACCACAGGGGAACCTCTGGGACTCATGAGGAATGAATCACCTAATGTAAAAGACTGATTCCAGTCAGTGGATCAGCCTTTTactctgttaataataataataataattgatcggtTTTTACAGTGCTTTTTTCTAAACGCTCAAAGAGGCTTTACAAAAttgaatacatacagacagtacagacactcaaacaaaaggaaaataaacaccACAATATAGCTCTGTGAACATGCTATGCTCCGGAACAGGCTAGCCTCATGCTAGCCTCTTAAACAGGCCAGCCTTGGCACTGTGAGCTGTGAACTCAATGTTACGACACTCctatcaacaacaacagaccGTGAATGATTTCCTCTGCCATTAAGTAACAGATAGCGTGagtgcatcttgctcaaggaagcCTACAGGCTGTGGGAGTTGTGGTCATCGAACCCAAACCTTTCAGCTCGGAGTCCtacaccctaacccccccccccccccccccacactggaCTATCCTGAACCCCCCCTGTTACAGGACATGAGTGGAGCGGTACACATACACCGATTTGAAGGCTGAGTGTGGCAGGTTGGGCTGCAGGATGTCC contains these protein-coding regions:
- the mapk7 gene encoding mitogen-activated protein kinase 7; protein product: MASQELLGPAADGLRSAREGSTTEKNLALLKAHSLDVTFEVGEEYDIIETIGTGAYGVVSSARRRDNGQKVAIKKISNVFEVLTNAKRTLRELKILKHFKHDNIIAIKDILQPNLPHSAFKSVYVVLDLMESDLHQIIHSGQPLTPEHTRYFLYQLLRGLKYVHSANVIHRDLKPSNLLVNENCELKIGDFGMARGLSSHPEESHSFMTEYVATRWYRAPELMLSLHHYSLAIDLWSVGCIFAEMLGRKQLFPGKHYVHQLQLILAVLGTPPLGLIGAIGAERVRSYIQSLPSRAPVPLTKLFPQTEPEAVDLLGAMLRFDPRERITVTQALEHPYLSKYHDPDDEPVCVPAFNFEFDKIPTNKEQIKESILIEIQDFHRKKQGNRQRLQFRPLARAKVGGGGDGGGGGGVGGGGVGAGQGGVPCLLGTSSINLTALARFSQSSQQVMEEEPGQSLHEGGSRPHHPSLAPGRLPPLTKPLVCPLDVDMPSANSDAGQTETIDLTSPVCSQDPPDAMGGFPKPQQQQQQQKAQEEEVLADPRAPPQPPSSSGPPAAPSTQTAGPALSLSEIQAQSLSQALSQSLAKPDRAPVGEGPRKDGAISEDTKAALKAALLKSALRNKARTDGGGAGGGDGGGALSSCSLPSLQDSRRPVTAQERQREREEKRRKRQERARERERKTKEKERREGRHGDSLGGVMLSDNDKSLLERWKKMMDCSGDKPASCPGPSPHWHHAGGVETAEQEPLLKPQLVFRPAGHRPVPLLFPPAHGKPTQPASALPEVTAPPATAAAVNGEVKAGAGETLRPAEEEVGGGTLSCMGRWSSQPPAASGTSHTPPLPQAAPPLPSLLHPHPHAHLFPHLHPLDRFLNKAPGGLPNGLPPHFLRPLAQPPPALEKLALSQEDKPGPPTDGSSGPSLGFSGVPDIHTVTLQLSKSQVEDVLPPVFSVTPKGSGAGYGVGFDLDDLLSQSLTDLQHSDPRESYDSGPLSASLLSDWLEVHSMTQADLESLQQELQLGSPMSLSDSIPPDA